The Burkholderiales bacterium genome has a window encoding:
- a CDS encoding sulfite exporter TauE/SafE family protein: MPSVAVIVFASSVVLLAYVIFGISGFGSTIIAVPLLAHFYPIKFLIPMIVLLDCIGAITMGVRLRADINKAELKPLLPFLAAGLLVGAFLLLRVPADLLLGGLGAVVIVYGALYASGRQPAFRVPRWTAAPVGLFAGMTSSMFGVGGPIYVMYLTARGSAPQNIRATVPVIFIFTTVARIAIFAVAGLFTLQVLYTAAALLPLMILGIWLGHHLHLNMTREQMVRIIGVLLVASGGSLVVRALAS; encoded by the coding sequence ATGCCCTCGGTCGCCGTCATCGTTTTCGCGTCCTCCGTCGTCCTCCTCGCCTACGTCATCTTCGGAATCTCGGGGTTCGGCTCGACGATCATCGCGGTGCCGCTGCTGGCGCACTTCTACCCGATCAAGTTCCTGATCCCGATGATCGTGCTGCTCGACTGCATCGGCGCGATCACCATGGGGGTGCGCCTGCGAGCCGACATCAACAAGGCGGAGCTGAAGCCGCTGCTCCCGTTTCTCGCCGCGGGACTGCTCGTCGGGGCGTTCCTGCTGCTCCGCGTGCCCGCAGACCTCCTGCTGGGCGGCCTGGGCGCCGTGGTGATCGTGTACGGCGCCCTGTACGCTTCGGGCAGGCAGCCGGCGTTTCGCGTCCCGCGCTGGACCGCGGCCCCGGTCGGCCTCTTCGCCGGCATGACCTCGTCGATGTTCGGCGTGGGCGGGCCGATCTACGTCATGTACCTGACCGCGCGCGGCTCGGCGCCGCAGAACATCCGCGCGACCGTGCCGGTGATCTTCATCTTCACGACGGTCGCGCGCATCGCGATCTTCGCGGTCGCGGGCCTCTTCACCCTGCAGGTGCTCTACACCGCGGCCGCGCTCCTGCCGCTGATGATCCTGGGCATATGGCTGGGGCACCACCTGCATCTGAACATGACGCGCGAGCAGATGGTGCGGATCATCGGCGTCCTTCTCGTCGCCAGCGGCGGGTCGCTGGTGGTGAGGGCGCTGGCGAGCTGA